CTGGTTCCGGGCCGGTAATTGGAGTCTTTGATTCTGGATTCGGCGGTCTCACCGTGCTCAAAGCGCTCCTGTGGCGGATGCCCGGCGCGCGATTTGTCTTCCTGGGAGATACTGCCCGTCTGCCCTACGGCTCCAAGTCCCGCCGGACAATTGCACGGTACGCGGCCGAGAGCGCACGCTTCCTGGTGAACCAGCAGGGCGCGGAGTTTCTCGTGATTGCCTGCAACACAGCCAGCGCGCTCGCGTTGGATGCTATTCAGGAAGCGGTGCCGATCCCGGTGCTTGGCGTGATCGAGCCTGGGGCCGCTGCCGCTGCGCTGGCTTCGAAAACAAAAGATGTTTTGGTCATCGCCACCGAGGCTACGGTCGCGAGCCATGCCTATGCGGCGGCCTGCCGGACGCGGGGCTTGCGCGCAGTTGAAAAAGCCTGTCCGCTACTTGTCCCACTCGTGGAAGAGGGATGGATCGAACATCCGGTCACTGCCGAGGTGGCCAGAATTTACCTGAATGAAGTACTGGAGGAGGCTGCGGCTGCGCGGCAATCTCCGGATACGCTCGTGCTCGGCTGCACGCATTATCCGCTCCTGCGCGGCTTGCTTGAGCGCGAGATTCTCGAACTGTCCACGTCAACCGCAATTCGGGTCATCGATTCGGCCGAGGCGACGGCCGAGGCTGCGTCGCAACTGGTCGCTGAGGTCTCAAAAGCTGGAGCTGGCTCCAGAACTGAGTTATCCGCATCCGGAAGTCCCGGAAATCCATCCATCCACTGCTTCGCGACCGATTCCGTGGAGAAGTTTGAGCGCCTGGGCTCGCGGTTTCTTGGCCTGCAGGTAGGAAAAGTCGAACTGGTCGACCTGGGCGGTTAGGAATTTCCATTGCGAGAGGTGGGACGATTGCCAGTCGGCTGAAACCTTGGCGTTAGCCGGACTGGTATTCTGGTTTGCGTTTGCAGGGCCGCGGGGTCATACCGGGCCTGTGTGCAGCGAAGTGAGGAATGGAAATGCCTGAATTGATCAATCTTGATGGAAAGACAGCGGTGATTTTTGGGCTGGCGAACAAGCGTTCGATCGCCTGGGGCATCGCGCAGAAGTTGCATGAAGGCGGCGCAAAGCTCGCCATCTGCTACCAGAACGAGCGCATGAAATCGGAAGCCGCAGGCCTCATCGAAGCTTTGCCAGGCGCGGACGGCTTTCAGTGCGATGTTTCGAGCGACGCCGAGATCGCGACGCTCTTTGAGCAGCTAAAAGAGAAGTACGGAAAGCTCGACGTTGTTGTCCACGCTGTGGCTTTCGCTCCACCGGAAGACTTGCACGGAGATTTCCTAAACACCAGCCGCGAGGGCTTCCGGATTGCCCACGACGTCAGCGTCTACTCGCTGATCGCTGTTTCGCGCGCCGCAGCCCCGCTCATGCCGGAAGGCGGTTCGGTCATCACGCTGACCTACTTCGGCGCGGAGAAGGTCGTTCCCCATTACAACGTCATGGGCGTCGCAAAGGCTTCCCTCGAAGCGACCGTGCGCTACCTGGCCAATAGCCTTGGTCCGCAGAAGATTCGCGTCAATGCCATCTCCGCGGGACCGATCAAGACCCTCGCCGCGCGCGGAGTCGGCGCCCTCGGAGAGATGTTGAAAGTGCATTCGGACAAGTCGCCTCTGCGTCGCAACGTCGATCAGCTTGAGGTCGGCGGCGCGGCGGCATTCCTAGCCAGCGATCTTTCCGGCGCGATCACCGGCGAGACGATCTACGTCGACTGCGGCTACAACATTATGGGGTTCTGAAGAATCGCTTCGCCGGAAGCCAGTCTTTTTCCGTTCTTCAGGATGCCAACGCCTTTTGCAAGAATGCCCGCGAGAGATGAACTCCCTCGCGGGCATTCTTGCGTTTGCGCCCACTCCTGTCAGCGGATGTCGATGCTGGTCGCAAGGTCTAAGCTGCGCGATGAACTGCCGACGAGCACGGCGCGCGGACCGGTTGCGGTGGTCCACTTG
This portion of the Acidicapsa acidisoli genome encodes:
- the murI gene encoding glutamate racemase, translated to MNSREERTEGTGSGPVIGVFDSGFGGLTVLKALLWRMPGARFVFLGDTARLPYGSKSRRTIARYAAESARFLVNQQGAEFLVIACNTASALALDAIQEAVPIPVLGVIEPGAAAAALASKTKDVLVIATEATVASHAYAAACRTRGLRAVEKACPLLVPLVEEGWIEHPVTAEVARIYLNEVLEEAAAARQSPDTLVLGCTHYPLLRGLLEREILELSTSTAIRVIDSAEATAEAASQLVAEVSKAGAGSRTELSASGSPGNPSIHCFATDSVEKFERLGSRFLGLQVGKVELVDLGG
- a CDS encoding enoyl-ACP reductase FabI → MINLDGKTAVIFGLANKRSIAWGIAQKLHEGGAKLAICYQNERMKSEAAGLIEALPGADGFQCDVSSDAEIATLFEQLKEKYGKLDVVVHAVAFAPPEDLHGDFLNTSREGFRIAHDVSVYSLIAVSRAAAPLMPEGGSVITLTYFGAEKVVPHYNVMGVAKASLEATVRYLANSLGPQKIRVNAISAGPIKTLAARGVGALGEMLKVHSDKSPLRRNVDQLEVGGAAAFLASDLSGAITGETIYVDCGYNIMGF